The Streptomyces fungicidicus nucleotide sequence GAGCCGGTCCGCGGTCCGTGCGGCCACCTCCCCGGGCAGCCGGGCCAGACCGCCGCACGGACCGAGCGCCACGCCCGGCCGCAGCCCGCCGGCCATCGCCGCGATGCGGGAGAGGCGGGCCGGGTCGTCCGCGTCCGTGTGCAGATCGACGGGACAGCCGTGCTCGGCGGCGACCTCCAGCACCGCCTCCACGTACCCCGCCGGATCGGGGTCGATGTCCGGACAGCCGCCCACCACGGACGCGCCCATCTTCAGCGCGTCCCGCAGCACCGCGAGCCCGTCCGCCCCGGCCACCCCGGTCAGCAGCCGCGGCACCGCCACCGTGGTCAGCTCGGCCAGCCCCCGCAGCGAACGCCGCGCCCGCAGTACGGCGGTCAGCGCGCCCAGCCCGGCCACATCGCCCACGCGCACGTGGGCCCGCAACGCCGTCGCCCCGTGCCCGAGCTGGAGCAGCGCCGCCTCCGTCGCGCGGCGCCGCACGTCGTCGGGGTCGTCCGGGACGGGGCCGTCGCCGGCGGCGGACAGGGCGGTGTCCGCGTGGGCGTGGGCCTCGGCCGGGGCAGGCAGGAGCAGATGGCCGGTGAGGTCGACCCGGGTGCCGCACGCGCGCCTGCCGTCCGCCGCCAGGCTGCCGGCCGTACCGACCGCCTCGATGCGCCCGCCGCCCAGCCGTACGTCCACGGTCCTGCCGTCGGTGAGCCGCGCACCGCACAGCAGGAGGGGCGCCGGGCCGGCCTGGCCCGGGGGCGACGACCAGGAGGGGGAGGGCTGCTGCGGCCGGCTGTCGGTCATCGCGCTCCAGGGGCTCGGGCTGCGCACGGAGGGCTGGGACACGCAGGCAAGATCACGCAGAGTGAGACGAGCCTAGGCGGGCAGCCCGCCCCTCGCCGGGAGGCGCCCAATAGTCGTACCGGCGTGGCCGCGGCGCCGGGGAGGAGGCGCCGAAACGGATTTGGGCGAACGGCGGCGGACCGTGTAATGTCTTCATCGCTCGCCCCAATAGCTCAGTCGGCAGAGCGTCTCCATGGTAAGGAGAAGGTCAACGGTTCGATTCCGTTTTGGGGCTCTGGTGTGTGAGGTTCCCGTCGCGAGGCGGGAGTCAAATCGCATCAAAGCGGTGTAGCTCAGTCGGTAGAGCAAGCGGCTCATAATCGCTGTGTCACCGGTTCAAGTCCGGTCACCGCTACAGACAGTAGCCGATTGCGGGGTCGGTCCTTCGATCGGCTACTCTTTTTGCGTAAATACAGTCAATCCGTTCGTCAAGGAGCACTCACGTGGCTGCCACCGACGTCCGCCCGAAGATCACGCTGGCCTGCGTGGAGTGCAAGGAGCGGAACTACATCACCAAGAAGAACCGGCGTAACAACCCGGACCGTCTTGAGATGAAGAAGCACTGCCCGCGTTGCAATGCGCACACCGCGCATCGCGAGACGCGATAAAACAGGCTCGTACACGAGGCCGTCCCCCCACTCGGGGGGCGGCCTCGTGTCGTTTCTCCACCACCGCCCCTTACGGGCGGACAGTTCAGGTACAGGCAGACACAGGAGGTGCCGCGCGCATGGCGCTCGACCAGTCCTTCGTGGGGCGGACCTACCCGCCCACCGAGCCCTACGAAGTGGGCCGGGAGAAGATCCGCGAGTTCGCCGAGGCCGTGCGGGACGCCAACCCGGCGTACACGGACGCCGAGGCCGCCAAGGCGCTCGGCCATCCCGATGTGATCGCCCCGCCGACCTTCGTGTTCTCGATCACCTTCAAGGCCGCCGGCCAGGTCGTCGCCGACCCGCAGCTGGGCCTCGACTACAGCCGGGTGGTGCACGGCGACCAGAAGTTCGCCTACAACCGTCCGGTGCGCGCCGGTGACCGGCTCACCGTCACCTCGACCATCGAGAAGATCAGGTCGATGGCGGGCAACGAGGTGCTGGACATCCGCGGTGAGGTGCACGACCAGGACGGCGAACACGTCGTGACCGCCTGGACCAAGCTGGTGGCCCGCCCGGCCGAGGAGGCGTGAACAAGACCATGACGGCGAAGATCTCCTACGCCGACGTCGAGGTGGGCACCGAGCTGCCGGCCCGGACGTTCCCCGTGACCCGGGCCACCCTCGTCCAGTACGCGGGCGCCTCCGGCGACTTCAACCCCATCCACTGGAACGAGAGGTTCGCCAAGGAGGTCGGCCTTCCCGACGTCATCGCGCACGGCATGTTCACCATGGCCGAGGCGATCCGCGTGGTGACGGACTGGGTGGGCGACCCCGGCGCGGTCGTCGAGTACGGCGTCCGCTTCACCCGGCCGGTCGTCGTCCCCGACGACGAACAGGGCGCCACCATCGAGGTCAGCGGCAAGGTCGCCGCCAAGCTCGACGACCACACGGTCCGTGTCGACCTCACGGCGACCAGCGCCGGCCAGAAGGTCCTCG carries:
- a CDS encoding amidohydrolase family protein; this translates as MTDSRPQQPSPSWSSPPGQAGPAPLLLCGARLTDGRTVDVRLGGGRIEAVGTAGSLAADGRRACGTRVDLTGHLLLPAPAEAHAHADTALSAAGDGPVPDDPDDVRRRATEAALLQLGHGATALRAHVRVGDVAGLGALTAVLRARRSLRGLAELTTVAVPRLLTGVAGADGLAVLRDALKMGASVVGGCPDIDPDPAGYVEAVLEVAAEHGCPVDLHTDADDPARLSRIAAMAGGLRPGVALGPCGGLARLPGEVAARTADRLAAAGVTVVILPQGGCGAVDRRGVAPVRLLRSAGVRVAAGSGALRDVSNPVGRGDPLEAAYLLASRHGMSPEDAYAAVSASARAALGLPEVRVEAGFPAELLAVRGDTLSGALSLAYSRVVVHAGRVVARTSAVREYCGSAAESEGDPGLPRQARGPT
- the rpmG gene encoding 50S ribosomal protein L33, translated to MAATDVRPKITLACVECKERNYITKKNRRNNPDRLEMKKHCPRCNAHTAHRETR
- a CDS encoding MaoC family dehydratase N-terminal domain-containing protein, which encodes MALDQSFVGRTYPPTEPYEVGREKIREFAEAVRDANPAYTDAEAAKALGHPDVIAPPTFVFSITFKAAGQVVADPQLGLDYSRVVHGDQKFAYNRPVRAGDRLTVTSTIEKIRSMAGNEVLDIRGEVHDQDGEHVVTAWTKLVARPAEEA
- a CDS encoding MaoC family dehydratase; translation: MTAKISYADVEVGTELPARTFPVTRATLVQYAGASGDFNPIHWNERFAKEVGLPDVIAHGMFTMAEAIRVVTDWVGDPGAVVEYGVRFTRPVVVPDDEQGATIEVSGKVAAKLDDHTVRVDLTATSAGQKVLGVSRAVVRLG